The following are encoded together in the Aciduricibacillus chroicocephali genome:
- a CDS encoding zinc-dependent alcohol dehydrogenase — MKAVTFQGAKDIQVKNVEAPKIEKPDDVIIKVTSTAICGSDLHIYLGALPTHKDYVIGHEPMGIVEEVGPEVTRLKKGDRVVIPFNLACGDCYYCKHDLESQCDHSNTNPHVDSGGYLGFTERYGNYPGGQAEYLRVPYGNFTPFLIPEECDLPDEALLFMSDVLPTAYWSVEHAGVKKGDTVAVLGCGPVGLMAQKFAWMKGASRVIAIDRVPYRLQHAKKMNNVEILNFEEYDEVGSHVKEITSGGVDIVIDCVGMDGKKNLLEKVGQKMKVQGGTLSAFEIAHESVRKAGTIQVTGVYGSLYNMFPLGNLFERNITLRMGQAPVIHYMPMLFEKIMNKEFDPTAIISHVLPLDDAAAAYKKFHEHEDDCIKVILKP; from the coding sequence TTGAAAGCTGTAACTTTCCAGGGAGCGAAGGATATCCAGGTTAAGAATGTTGAAGCACCAAAAATTGAAAAACCCGATGATGTGATCATCAAAGTAACATCAACTGCGATATGCGGATCAGATTTGCATATTTATCTTGGAGCTCTTCCAACCCATAAAGATTACGTCATTGGCCATGAACCCATGGGTATCGTAGAGGAAGTCGGTCCTGAAGTAACAAGACTGAAGAAGGGCGATCGGGTTGTTATTCCATTCAACCTTGCTTGCGGCGATTGCTATTACTGTAAACATGATTTAGAGAGTCAATGTGACCATTCGAACACGAACCCACATGTTGACAGTGGCGGCTATCTCGGATTTACAGAAAGATACGGCAATTATCCTGGTGGACAAGCTGAGTATTTACGGGTTCCGTATGGCAACTTTACCCCTTTCCTCATCCCGGAAGAATGTGATTTGCCCGATGAAGCATTGCTCTTCATGTCGGACGTTTTGCCGACAGCCTATTGGAGTGTTGAACATGCCGGTGTAAAGAAAGGTGATACTGTCGCTGTTCTCGGCTGTGGACCTGTCGGATTGATGGCTCAAAAATTCGCTTGGATGAAAGGTGCTAGCCGTGTCATTGCAATCGACCGTGTCCCATACCGTCTCCAGCATGCCAAGAAAATGAATAATGTCGAGATATTGAACTTCGAGGAGTACGATGAAGTCGGCAGCCATGTGAAAGAAATAACAAGTGGCGGCGTTGATATTGTAATCGACTGTGTCGGTATGGATGGAAAGAAGAATCTTCTTGAAAAAGTCGGACAGAAAATGAAAGTTCAAGGCGGCACATTGAGCGCATTTGAAATTGCACATGAATCTGTTCGTAAAGCCGGTACAATCCAAGTTACTGGTGTATATGGTTCCCTTTACAACATGTTCCCCCTTGGCAACCTATTCGAAAGGAATATCACCCTGCGCATGGGTCAGGCACCTGTTATTCATTACATGCCAATGTTATTTGAAAAAATCATGAACAAAGAATTTGATCCAACGGCAATCATTTCTCATGTTTTGCCACTTGATGATGCTGCAGCTGCATACAAAAAGTTCCATGAACATGAAGACGACTGTATTAAAGTTATTCTAAAACCTTAA
- a CDS encoding GNAT family N-acetyltransferase produces the protein MNIRRAGIEDLGAAAEMFNLYRIFQKQQSDKEGAEDYLKERLEKEESVIFLAYDEENRVEGIAQLYPLFSSVSMKRIWLLNDLYIKEEARNKGYGKKLIEEVIRFAKDTGAGGVSLETCDDNYGAQRLYEGIGFKKETNYFYHLSL, from the coding sequence ATGAATATCCGCAGAGCCGGAATTGAAGATCTTGGAGCAGCAGCTGAAATGTTTAATTTGTACAGGATTTTTCAAAAACAGCAATCAGATAAAGAAGGTGCTGAAGATTATCTTAAGGAGAGGCTGGAAAAGGAAGAATCCGTTATTTTCTTGGCCTATGATGAAGAAAATCGAGTAGAAGGCATTGCTCAGTTATATCCGCTTTTCTCTTCCGTCAGCATGAAACGAATCTGGCTGTTAAACGATCTTTACATAAAGGAAGAAGCTCGTAATAAAGGTTACGGAAAGAAGCTGATTGAAGAAGTGATCAGATTTGCAAAAGACACCGGAGCTGGCGGCGTGTCTTTGGAAACATGCGATGATAACTACGGGGCACAGCGTCTTTATGAAGGCATTGGTTTTAAGAAAGAGACGAATTATTTCTATCATCTCAGCTTATAG
- a CDS encoding YdbC family protein: MSDFKYEIIESLGILSESAKGWTKELNLISWNGREPKYDLRDWAPDKEKMGKGISLSSEELKELKRILDNQ; encoded by the coding sequence ATGTCTGATTTTAAATACGAAATAATTGAGAGTTTAGGTATACTCTCCGAATCAGCCAAAGGATGGACAAAAGAACTGAATCTGATTAGCTGGAATGGTCGGGAGCCTAAGTATGATTTGCGAGATTGGGCTCCAGATAAAGAGAAGATGGGAAAAGGGATTTCGCTTTCGTCAGAAGAGTTGAAGGAACTAAAGAGGATTCTCGACAATCAATAA
- a CDS encoding Hsp20/alpha crystallin family protein, with protein sequence MALIPGRGTKEANDYSERFTDYFGGFPPFNISAFLDNKKVQVPVPVPVELLADIYEEEDSVIALCDLPGIAKKEDILIDIIDERHLKISAVRDPGTEFEGKRVAQKERSVGRIERTITLPADVLIDKTQAGYKNGVLRVTMPKKTKGLEQKIDIKFED encoded by the coding sequence GTGGCACTAATCCCAGGTCGCGGTACAAAAGAGGCAAATGATTACTCGGAACGATTTACTGATTATTTCGGGGGGTTTCCTCCTTTCAACATCTCTGCGTTTCTCGACAACAAGAAGGTTCAAGTTCCCGTACCAGTACCAGTAGAATTGCTGGCGGATATCTACGAAGAAGAAGACAGTGTCATTGCATTATGTGACCTTCCAGGTATTGCAAAGAAAGAAGACATTCTAATCGATATTATTGATGAACGTCATTTAAAGATCAGTGCAGTCCGTGATCCTGGCACAGAATTCGAAGGAAAACGTGTGGCGCAGAAAGAACGCTCAGTCGGCCGTATCGAGCGTACAATTACATTGCCGGCAGATGTTTTAATTGATAAAACGCAGGCCGGTTATAAAAATGGAGTCCTGCGTGTCACAATGCCTAAGAAAACAAAAGGACTCGAACAGAAAATTGATATAAAATTTGAAGATTGA